The Corynebacterium simulans genome contains a region encoding:
- the fusA gene encoding elongation factor G, producing MAQEVLKDLHKVRNIGIMAHIDAGKTTTTERILFYTGINRKVGETHDGASTTDWMEQEKERGITITSAAVTCFWDNNQINIIDTPGHVDFTVEVERSLRVLDGAVAVFDGKEGVEPQSEQVWRQAAKYDVPRICFVNKMDKLGADFYFTVQTIIDRLGAKPLVLQLPIGAEDDFDGVVDLLNMRAITWRGKVETGAEPTIEEIPADLQEKAEEYREKLLEAVAESDEELMEKYFGGEELTLDEIKAAIRKMTINSEIYPVLCGTAYRNKGVQPLLDAVVDFLPSPLDVGEVIGHAVGNEEEQVTRKPAVSSPFSALSFKIAAHPFFGQLNFVRVYSGQVFPGTEVLNSTKGKKERIGKLFQMHANKENPVEQADAGNIYAVIGLKETTTGDTLCDKDNPIILESMDFPEPVIKVSIEPKTKADQEKLGTAIQKLAAEDPTFTVELDEETGQTVIGGMGELHLDVLVDRMKREFKVEANIGNPQVAYRETIRKTVQSLDYTHKKQTGGSGQFAKVIVTIEPYNPDPETLEEGESATYKFENAVTGGRVPKEYIPSVDAGIQDAMQYGYLAGFPLVNIKATLEDGAYHDVDSSEMAFKLAGSQVLKEAVAKAKPVLLEPVMAVEVVTPEEYMGTVNGDISSRRGQVFAMEDRSGAKVVKAKVPLSEMFGYIGDLRSSTAGRANFTMVFDSYAEVPSSVATEIIEERTGNKA from the coding sequence GTGGCACAAGAAGTGCTTAAGGACCTTCACAAGGTCCGCAACATCGGCATCATGGCTCACATCGATGCTGGTAAGACCACCACCACCGAGCGTATTCTCTTCTACACCGGTATTAACCGTAAGGTCGGCGAGACGCACGATGGCGCATCCACCACTGACTGGATGGAGCAGGAGAAGGAGCGCGGTATCACCATTACCTCCGCTGCTGTTACCTGTTTCTGGGACAACAACCAGATCAACATCATCGACACCCCGGGTCACGTTGACTTCACCGTTGAGGTCGAGCGTTCCCTGCGTGTCCTGGATGGCGCTGTTGCTGTCTTCGACGGCAAGGAAGGCGTTGAGCCGCAGTCCGAGCAGGTGTGGCGTCAGGCTGCTAAGTACGACGTTCCGCGTATCTGCTTTGTCAACAAGATGGACAAGCTGGGCGCTGACTTCTACTTCACCGTTCAGACCATTATCGATCGCCTCGGCGCTAAGCCACTGGTTCTGCAGCTGCCAATCGGCGCTGAGGACGACTTCGACGGTGTCGTTGACCTGCTGAACATGCGTGCCATCACCTGGCGCGGCAAGGTCGAGACCGGTGCTGAGCCGACCATCGAGGAGATCCCTGCTGACCTGCAGGAGAAGGCTGAAGAGTACCGCGAGAAGCTGCTCGAGGCTGTTGCTGAGTCTGACGAAGAGCTCATGGAGAAGTACTTCGGCGGCGAGGAGCTGACTCTTGACGAGATCAAGGCAGCCATCCGCAAGATGACCATCAACTCCGAGATCTACCCGGTTCTGTGTGGTACCGCTTACCGCAACAAGGGCGTTCAGCCGCTGCTCGACGCAGTCGTTGACTTCCTTCCGAGCCCGCTGGACGTCGGCGAGGTCATTGGCCACGCTGTTGGCAACGAGGAAGAGCAGGTTACTCGTAAGCCGGCTGTTTCTTCCCCGTTCTCCGCACTGTCCTTCAAGATTGCTGCACACCCGTTCTTCGGCCAGCTGAACTTCGTTCGCGTTTACTCCGGCCAGGTCTTCCCAGGCACCGAGGTGCTCAACTCCACCAAGGGTAAGAAGGAGCGCATCGGTAAGCTGTTCCAGATGCACGCCAACAAGGAGAACCCTGTTGAGCAGGCTGACGCAGGTAACATCTACGCAGTTATCGGCCTGAAGGAAACCACCACGGGCGACACCCTGTGCGACAAGGACAACCCAATCATCCTCGAGTCCATGGACTTCCCGGAGCCGGTTATCAAGGTTTCCATCGAGCCAAAGACCAAGGCTGACCAGGAGAAGCTGGGTACCGCTATCCAGAAGCTCGCTGCTGAGGACCCAACCTTCACCGTCGAGCTGGATGAAGAGACCGGCCAGACCGTTATCGGCGGCATGGGCGAGCTCCACCTCGACGTTCTGGTTGACCGTATGAAGCGCGAGTTCAAGGTCGAGGCAAACATCGGTAACCCACAGGTTGCTTACCGCGAGACCATCCGCAAGACGGTTCAGTCCCTGGACTACACCCACAAGAAGCAGACCGGTGGTTCTGGTCAGTTCGCAAAGGTCATCGTCACCATCGAGCCTTACAACCCGGACCCAGAGACGCTGGAGGAGGGCGAGTCCGCAACCTACAAGTTCGAGAACGCCGTCACCGGTGGTCGCGTTCCGAAGGAGTACATCCCTTCCGTCGACGCTGGTATCCAGGACGCAATGCAGTACGGCTACCTCGCTGGCTTCCCGCTGGTTAACATCAAGGCAACCCTCGAGGACGGCGCTTACCACGACGTCGACTCCTCCGAGATGGCCTTCAAGCTCGCTGGCTCCCAGGTTCTGAAGGAAGCTGTTGCTAAGGCAAAGCCAGTCCTTCTTGAGCCGGTCATGGCCGTTGAGGTTGTTACCCCTGAGGAGTACATGGGCACCGTTAACGGTGACATCAGCTCCCGTCGTGGCCAGGTCTTCGCTATGGAAGACCGCTCCGGCGCAAAGGTTGTCAAGGCAAAGGTTCCGCTGTCCGAGATGTTCGGTTACATCGGCGACCTGCGTTCTTCCACCGCTGGCCGCGCAAACTTCACCATGGTCTTCGATTCCTACGCTGAGGTTCCTTCCTCCGTTGCAACCGAGATCATCGAAGAGCGCACCGGCAACAAGGCCTAA
- the rpsG gene encoding 30S ribosomal protein S7 → MRKNAAPKRPVVKDPVYNSEQVTMLVNKILLDGKKSTAERIVYGALEACREKTGTDPVGTLEKALGNIRPDLEVRSRRVGGATYQVPVEVKPARANTLALRWLVTFTRQRRENTMIERLANEILDASNGLGASVKRREDTHKMAEANRAFAHYRW, encoded by the coding sequence ATGCGTAAGAATGCTGCTCCGAAGCGTCCTGTAGTTAAGGACCCGGTATACAACTCCGAGCAGGTCACCATGCTCGTGAACAAGATCCTCCTCGATGGCAAGAAGTCCACCGCAGAGCGCATCGTCTACGGTGCACTCGAGGCTTGCCGTGAGAAGACCGGTACCGACCCAGTCGGCACCCTGGAGAAGGCTCTGGGCAACATCCGCCCGGACCTCGAGGTTCGCTCCCGCCGTGTCGGTGGTGCTACCTACCAGGTGCCAGTTGAGGTTAAGCCGGCTCGCGCTAACACCCTCGCTCTGCGTTGGTTGGTGACTTTCACCCGCCAGCGTCGTGAGAACACCATGATCGAGCGTCTCGCTAACGAGATCCTGGATGCATCCAACGGTCTTGGTGCTTCCGTGAAGCGTCGTGAAGATACCCACAAGATGGCTGAGGCAAACCGCGCCTTCGCACACTACCGCTGGTAA
- the rpsL gene encoding 30S ribosomal protein S12 codes for MPTIQQLVRKGRHDKRSKVATAALKGSPQRRGVCTRVYTTTPKKPNSALRKVARVRLTSGIEVSAYIPGEGHNLQEHSMVLVRGGRVKDLPGVRYKIIRGALDTQGVKDRKQARSRYGAKKGQ; via the coding sequence ATGCCAACTATTCAGCAGCTGGTCCGTAAGGGCCGCCATGATAAGCGCTCCAAGGTCGCAACCGCAGCGCTGAAGGGCTCCCCTCAGCGTCGTGGCGTTTGCACCCGCGTTTACACCACCACCCCGAAGAAGCCGAACTCTGCACTGCGTAAGGTCGCTCGTGTTCGCCTGACCTCCGGTATCGAGGTTTCCGCGTACATCCCAGGCGAGGGCCACAACCTGCAGGAGCACTCCATGGTGCTCGTCCGCGGCGGTCGTGTTAAGGACCTCCCGGGTGTTCGTTACAAGATTATCCGTGGCGCACTGGATACCCAGGGCGTTAAGGACCGCAAGCAGGCTCGTTCCCGCTACGGTGCAAAGAAGGGACAGTAA
- a CDS encoding ribonucleoside triphosphate reductase: protein MGSRTINVADSIEEYLGRRDWRINANANQDFSLGGLILNNAGKVTANYWLDEVFTPAAGSAHRAGDIHIHDLDMLSGYCAGWSLRRVLEEGFGGVPGTISSAPPKHFSSACGQIVNFLGTLQNEWAGAQAFSSFDTYMAPFVRLDNLSYGQVLQHMQEFIFNLNVPSRWGTQTPFTNLTFDWHCPADLRDQVPLIGGEPVDFCYGDLEAEMVIINRAFIEVMSAGDADGRPFTFPIPTYNITPDFDWDSENAEALFSMTAKYGLPYFQNFLNSDLDPGMIRSMCCRLQLDLRELLKRGNGLFGSAELTGSIGVVTLNCARLGYLYRGDEEALLARVAELVDLGVDTLERRRAFVNKCLEKGLFPYTKRWLPSLDNHFSTIGVNGCNEMIRNFTADAYDLTDPCGHAQVLRLLERVRALLVDAQERTGHLYNLEASPAEGATYRFAREDLKRYPDILHAGTAEEPYYTNSSQLPVAHTPDPFTALAAQEDLQTQYTGGTVLHLYMGSAMSSGKACANLVRRSLENFRLPYVTITPTFSICNSHGYISGEHPHCPDCGSSTEMWTRVMGYFRPVSSFNTGKKGEFHERQYFDERLAAGV, encoded by the coding sequence ATGGGTTCACGGACCATTAACGTCGCAGATTCCATCGAAGAGTACTTGGGCCGGCGCGATTGGCGCATCAACGCCAATGCCAATCAGGATTTCTCGCTAGGAGGGTTGATTCTTAACAACGCTGGCAAAGTAACCGCCAATTACTGGCTAGATGAGGTCTTTACGCCAGCCGCGGGAAGTGCACACCGAGCCGGTGATATTCACATCCATGATCTAGACATGCTCAGCGGCTATTGCGCTGGCTGGTCACTGCGCCGAGTTCTAGAAGAGGGATTCGGTGGCGTTCCAGGCACTATCTCTTCAGCACCACCGAAGCACTTTTCCTCCGCGTGCGGACAGATCGTCAACTTCCTGGGCACTCTGCAAAACGAGTGGGCAGGCGCGCAGGCCTTCTCCAGCTTCGATACCTACATGGCGCCTTTCGTGCGGCTGGATAACCTCAGCTACGGCCAGGTGCTCCAGCACATGCAGGAGTTCATCTTCAACTTGAACGTGCCTTCCCGCTGGGGCACGCAGACGCCATTTACAAACCTCACTTTCGATTGGCACTGCCCTGCCGACTTACGCGACCAGGTACCGCTCATCGGTGGCGAGCCCGTCGACTTCTGTTACGGCGACTTGGAGGCGGAGATGGTCATCATCAACCGTGCCTTCATCGAGGTGATGTCCGCCGGCGACGCGGACGGTAGGCCTTTCACCTTTCCTATCCCCACCTACAACATCACCCCGGACTTCGATTGGGACAGCGAGAACGCCGAGGCGTTGTTTAGTATGACCGCGAAGTACGGGCTGCCCTACTTCCAGAACTTCCTCAACTCTGATCTAGACCCAGGCATGATTCGTTCCATGTGCTGCCGGCTGCAGCTGGACCTGCGCGAGCTATTAAAGCGCGGCAATGGCTTGTTCGGCTCGGCCGAGTTGACCGGCTCCATCGGCGTGGTCACGCTCAACTGCGCACGCCTGGGCTACCTCTACCGCGGCGACGAGGAGGCGCTATTGGCGCGCGTCGCAGAGCTGGTAGATCTCGGCGTCGACACGCTCGAGCGCCGCCGCGCCTTTGTTAACAAGTGTTTGGAGAAAGGTCTTTTCCCCTATACCAAGCGTTGGCTACCCAGCTTGGATAACCACTTCTCCACCATCGGCGTCAACGGCTGCAACGAGATGATCCGTAACTTCACTGCCGACGCCTACGATCTCACCGATCCGTGCGGCCACGCACAGGTTCTGCGTCTGCTGGAGCGGGTTCGCGCACTGCTTGTCGACGCCCAGGAAAGAACCGGGCACCTTTATAACCTTGAAGCCTCACCTGCCGAGGGCGCTACGTACCGCTTCGCCCGCGAAGATCTGAAGCGTTATCCAGACATACTGCATGCCGGCACCGCAGAAGAACCGTATTACACCAATTCCTCGCAACTGCCCGTCGCGCACACTCCCGATCCTTTCACCGCACTTGCAGCCCAAGAGGACCTGCAGACCCAATACACCGGCGGCACCGTGCTGCACCTCTACATGGGCTCAGCAATGTCCTCCGGTAAGGCGTGCGCGAACCTCGTGCGCCGCTCGCTGGAGAACTTCCGACTGCCCTATGTCACCATCACGCCGACCTTTTCCATCTGTAACTCCCACGGCTATATCTCCGGCGAGCATCCGCACTGCCCCGACTGCGGTTCCAGCACTGAGATGTGGACGCGCGTGATGGGCTATTTCCGGCCAGTCTCCAGCTTCAACACGGGCAAGAAGGGAGAGTTCCATGAGCGCCAGTACTTCGACGAGAGGCTTGCGGCCGGCGTTTAA
- a CDS encoding anaerobic ribonucleoside-triphosphate reductase activating protein, with protein sequence MSASTSTRGLRPAFKTAPSLQAPKLSSRTQLPIGGLIPFSASDWPDHLTMTLFLNGCPLRCTYCHNPQLQAFVPGSYSWQDAFSLLSKRHGLLDGVVFSGGEPLSAPGLPQAIAEAHAAGFEVGLHTSGYLPSRLEKLVNNPLTRPDWIGIDVKALPDDLPQVTGCSRAQAQRMWESFYLLAESARAGRLKLQARTTLWPGSCIEARLPELEERVAQQGLKLVLQWAHDVDKHGVYCGAEATAIPT encoded by the coding sequence ATGAGCGCCAGTACTTCGACGAGAGGCTTGCGGCCGGCGTTTAAGACTGCGCCGTCGTTGCAAGCGCCGAAGCTAAGTTCCAGAACGCAGCTGCCGATTGGCGGGCTCATCCCCTTCTCGGCATCAGATTGGCCAGATCACCTGACCATGACGTTGTTCCTCAACGGCTGCCCGCTGCGGTGCACCTATTGCCATAACCCGCAGCTGCAGGCCTTTGTGCCGGGAAGCTATAGCTGGCAGGACGCGTTTTCCTTGCTATCCAAGCGCCATGGGCTTCTCGACGGCGTGGTCTTTTCCGGCGGCGAGCCACTTTCCGCGCCCGGGCTGCCGCAAGCGATAGCTGAAGCCCACGCGGCTGGCTTTGAGGTTGGCCTCCACACGAGCGGATACCTGCCGAGCAGGTTGGAAAAGCTCGTGAATAACCCCCTGACGCGGCCAGATTGGATAGGCATCGATGTCAAGGCCTTGCCAGATGATCTGCCACAGGTCACCGGCTGCAGCCGCGCCCAAGCGCAGCGGATGTGGGAGTCCTTTTATCTTTTGGCAGAAAGCGCCCGGGCAGGGCGGCTAAAACTACAGGCCCGCACCACTTTGTGGCCCGGCTCCTGTATAGAGGCACGGCTTCCCGAGCTGGAAGAACGCGTTGCGCAACAGGGACTTAAGCTGGTGCTCCAGTGGGCGCACGACGTCGACAAGCACGGCGTCTACTGCGGGGCGGAAGCTACTGCCATTCCCACGTAA
- a CDS encoding energy-coupling factor transporter transmembrane component T family protein, protein MPNILSGVNPLTRVYLMLALTLPLFLSVDWVSAAVSLVITFVFAPLCGVSLGKLIRSGWFLFILAALSGVSMLLYGAEGGEVYFRLWLIVVSENSVRLSVAMMLRVLAVALPMIVLARDIDSTRLGDALAQNLRLPSRFVIGAVAGVRMATLFRDDWDSMARARRARGLGDRGKVKHLLTMSFGLLVVALRRGGKLATAMEARGFGRTPLYSPARTWARESRVSRIDWLIMLAGSLLAAVPVVASVVTDSWRFFGL, encoded by the coding sequence GTGCCTAATATCTTGTCCGGCGTAAACCCATTGACGCGGGTTTACCTTATGCTGGCGCTGACCTTGCCGTTGTTTCTCTCGGTGGATTGGGTCTCCGCCGCGGTTTCTTTGGTCATCACCTTCGTATTTGCGCCGCTGTGTGGGGTTAGTTTGGGAAAGCTCATAAGGAGCGGATGGTTCCTGTTTATCCTCGCCGCACTGTCTGGCGTTTCGATGTTGCTGTATGGCGCCGAGGGCGGGGAGGTTTACTTCCGGCTTTGGCTCATCGTGGTTTCGGAGAACTCGGTGCGCCTTTCGGTGGCGATGATGCTGCGTGTGCTCGCGGTAGCGCTGCCAATGATTGTCCTCGCGCGCGACATTGATTCCACACGCTTAGGCGACGCCCTGGCGCAAAACCTTCGCCTGCCTTCGCGTTTTGTTATTGGCGCGGTCGCCGGTGTGCGCATGGCGACGCTGTTTCGAGACGACTGGGATTCCATGGCTCGTGCCCGGAGGGCTAGGGGATTGGGGGATCGCGGCAAGGTTAAGCATTTGCTTACGATGTCCTTCGGCCTTTTGGTAGTGGCGCTGCGCCGCGGAGGCAAGCTCGCCACGGCGATGGAGGCCCGTGGTTTCGGGCGCACGCCGTTGTATTCGCCGGCGCGCACGTGGGCGCGCGAGTCGCGTGTGAGCAGGATAGATTGGCTGATTATGTTAGCCGGTTCACTTTTGGCAGCGGTGCCGGTGGTAGCGTCGGTAGTTACAGATTCCTGGAGATTCTTCGGTCTATAA
- a CDS encoding ABC transporter ATP-binding protein — protein MVSGTGIRVKGFGWTHAGRAEPALRDVAFHVEPGERILLCGDSGSGKSTLLAALAGVLGGDEEGEQVGEIQLFGADTAGNGEWPGEGMPVGLVLQDPDSQVISSRVGDDVAFGCENLGLERSEIWRRVDQALELVGLDLPRDYPTARLSGGQKQRLALAGVMAMGAGLILLDEPTANLDPEGADSVVRAVTQLVERTGATLIVVEHQPDRWRHLLQRGLLIEDGQVALDASVGEVLEARAQAMPTLPQARVPQDVSSLEPAMWSKDLATRFGPPRTFELPSTASTVVTGPNGAGKTTWLETMAGLLPYTSGEVGVAEHVRRGLKGDPATWKSRELAHRIGYVFQNPEHQFVARSVADELRVGPRVMGEEVPEKRISELVERLRLGQLLGANPFTLSGGEKRRLSVATALVSAPAVLLLDEPTFGQDPQTFAELVWMLRELSDEGVTIASVTHDPLFIAALGDHRVEVPRA, from the coding sequence ATGGTTTCTGGAACAGGCATCCGCGTTAAAGGTTTTGGCTGGACTCATGCCGGGCGCGCAGAGCCGGCGTTGCGGGATGTTGCTTTCCACGTCGAGCCCGGCGAACGAATTCTGCTGTGCGGTGACTCCGGTTCTGGCAAGTCCACGCTCTTGGCGGCTCTTGCCGGAGTGCTCGGCGGCGACGAGGAAGGTGAGCAGGTAGGAGAGATCCAGCTCTTCGGAGCTGATACCGCGGGCAATGGTGAGTGGCCTGGTGAAGGCATGCCAGTGGGGCTGGTCCTGCAGGATCCTGATTCCCAAGTAATTTCCTCGCGAGTGGGCGACGACGTTGCTTTCGGCTGCGAGAACCTTGGCCTCGAACGCTCTGAGATTTGGCGCCGCGTCGACCAAGCCTTGGAGCTGGTGGGTCTTGACCTTCCACGTGACTATCCCACCGCTCGGCTTTCCGGTGGCCAGAAGCAACGCTTGGCTTTGGCGGGCGTGATGGCGATGGGCGCAGGACTTATCTTGTTGGACGAGCCCACGGCGAACCTCGACCCAGAGGGCGCCGATTCGGTGGTTCGTGCGGTGACCCAGCTAGTGGAGCGCACCGGCGCCACGCTCATCGTGGTTGAGCACCAGCCAGATAGATGGCGTCACTTGCTGCAACGCGGACTACTCATCGAGGATGGGCAGGTTGCGCTTGACGCTTCCGTGGGCGAGGTGCTGGAAGCACGCGCCCAAGCGATGCCCACGCTGCCGCAGGCTCGCGTTCCACAAGACGTATCCAGCCTTGAGCCAGCGATGTGGTCGAAGGATTTGGCTACCCGCTTTGGCCCGCCGCGTACCTTTGAGCTTCCCTCGACAGCTTCGACCGTTGTGACAGGTCCCAACGGGGCGGGAAAGACCACCTGGCTGGAAACCATGGCCGGGCTGTTGCCGTATACGTCGGGTGAGGTGGGCGTCGCCGAGCACGTGCGTCGCGGCCTCAAAGGAGACCCGGCAACGTGGAAGTCGCGCGAGCTCGCGCATCGCATTGGGTACGTGTTTCAGAACCCAGAACATCAATTCGTCGCGCGCAGCGTTGCCGATGAGCTGCGCGTGGGACCCCGAGTGATGGGCGAGGAGGTCCCAGAAAAGCGCATCTCGGAATTAGTGGAGCGCCTGCGTTTGGGGCAGCTGCTTGGCGCCAACCCCTTCACCCTTTCGGGCGGAGAGAAACGGCGCCTTTCGGTGGCGACAGCATTGGTGAGCGCGCCGGCGGTTCTGTTGCTTGATGAGCCGACGTTCGGCCAGGATCCGCAGACCTTCGCGGAACTGGTGTGGATGCTGCGCGAGTTAAGCGATGAGGGAGTGACCATTGCCTCGGTAACCCACGATCCCCTCTTCATTGCGGCTCTCGGTGACCACCGCGTGGAGGTGCCGCGTGCCTAA
- a CDS encoding ECF transporter S component, translating to MSTSPASSARTAHTAGKPNRRWRVVDIVVAAVLSVACGLIFLFWNTAGYAGYEALDAFTPGLGGLASGIWLLGGVLGGLIIRKPGAALFVELLAACVSAALGSQWGAATLLSGFAQGIGVEIVFAIFAYRSFNLLVATIAGLAAGVGAWTLELFTAGHLARSVEYNIIYLVCTCLSGAILAGVLGYFTVKALAATGALDRFAAGRES from the coding sequence ATGTCTACTTCACCTGCATCTTCGGCACGCACTGCACACACGGCTGGAAAGCCCAACCGCCGCTGGCGGGTCGTCGACATCGTCGTGGCTGCGGTCTTGTCCGTGGCGTGTGGCCTGATTTTCTTGTTCTGGAACACCGCGGGTTATGCCGGCTACGAGGCTCTCGATGCCTTTACCCCTGGCCTGGGCGGTTTGGCCTCTGGCATCTGGTTGCTGGGAGGCGTGCTCGGTGGGCTCATCATCCGCAAGCCGGGAGCGGCGCTCTTCGTGGAGCTGCTCGCTGCCTGCGTCTCCGCCGCTCTTGGCTCCCAGTGGGGCGCGGCAACCTTGCTCTCTGGCTTCGCCCAGGGCATCGGCGTGGAGATTGTCTTCGCCATTTTTGCCTACCGTTCATTTAACCTGCTTGTTGCCACCATCGCTGGCCTTGCCGCCGGCGTCGGTGCATGGACTTTGGAGCTCTTCACAGCCGGCCACCTAGCCCGTTCCGTTGAATACAACATCATCTACTTGGTGTGCACCTGCCTCTCCGGCGCAATCCTCGCCGGTGTGCTGGGCTACTTCACGGTCAAGGCGCTCGCGGCCACTGGCGCGCTCGACCGCTTTGCTGCAGGCCGCGAGTCTTAA